TTTTTTTGTTTGATGTTATGGATAGGAGTAattattgtataaaaaataaattatttatattttttaacgatatttaaaattttgatatattttatttaaatattaacattatttaaatattaacaaGTTCTTTTAACAATACATTTTAATCAGTTAAATGAGTATTTTATATTTGTataaatttagttattaaattatagatgaatatatattcaaaataaaaatgtaaagaaattaTAAGGAAAAAGAGTTGAAAATCGAAACCTTTTTTTCCGAACAAGGTCCAACAGTTTCAGTAGAGGATAAATACAGGGAGAATTCTCCAAGCACCCTCTGCCATGTGTGGATTTCCTGTTTCCATTTATGAAGTGTGGATTGCACCGTCTCAAATAAATGCAATATAAaacatatatgtttatatatataatctCATTGCCTACCCAACTGCACAGCTCTCCCTTTGCATTAACTATAGATCATCTTAATTAGCACTCTTTTCATTGTTCTTGCTGTGTGTTTCAGCTTCTGGGTTTTTCACTGTTGAAAATTATTAGCTTTAGGCAATCATGAATGCTCTTGCTGCAACTAACCGTAACTTTCAACTCGCAGCAAGGATACTTGGGTTGGACTCTAAGCTTCATAAAAGCCTTTTGATACCCTTCAGAGAAATCAAAGTAAATTTTTATGTGCACTCAAATATTAGTTGATTctagttttcttttatttccaTATTTATACGGAAAATTTTTTAACTGTGTATTTTTCAGGTAGAATGCACAGTTCCAAGAGATGATGGTTCTTTTGTCTCTTATATTGGGTTTAGAATCCAACATGACAATGCTCGTGGACCTATGAAAGGCGGAATTCGTTACCACCCTGAGGTTTGCCTAAATCCATGGCCTTGGTTGCAAATATAATAGTTTAGGATTTGATTCATTAGACAAAAAAGAATTAGATGTACAGTCAAGTTTCTGCAGCTTTTTGAATGATTTAAGGTGGACTTACCAGATTGAAAGCGAGATTAGTGATGATAATTATAAATGGTAAAATATTCCTATCTTTCATAACAGCTTAAGAAGATTATGTATGTTTTACTCCAAATTTTCCAATGTGTACTGTGTATGGACATGTTTTTGTTGCTCTAGGTTGATCCTGATGAGGTGAACGCACTTGCTCAGTTAATGACTTGGAAGACAGCTGTAGCAAATCTTCCATATGGTGGAGCGAAGGGTGGAATTGGTTGTAATCCTAGAGAGTTAACTGTAAGCGAACTAGAACGAGTTACGCGCGTTTTCACCCAGAAGATCCATGATCTTATTGGAATTCATAGAGATGTTCCTGCACCTGACATGGGAACTAATTCACAGGTACCCCCTATTTCTTGCCCACTGAGCTGCTTATTAGTTGTTAATGTTAATTAACTGTACTCTTATGTTGGGCAGACAATGGCATGGATTCTTGatgaatattcaaaatttcatggTTATTCACCTGCTGTTGTTACTGGAAAACCGATTGTAAGTTTCTCCGCGAGAGATTCTCATCTTTATTAAGGGCGTGTTTGATAGAGTAGGAATAGTTTTTTTTAGCTCTTGTATATTGGTTTGGCATTGTAGGAGCTTGGGGGTTCACTAGGAAGAGAAGCTGCAACTGGACTGGGAGTTGTTTTTGCAACTGAGTTTCTTCTTGATGAATATGGAATGTCTATTGCTAATATGAAGTTTGCTATCCAGGTACTTCCAGGATTCTTCCTCTTTAATATGCTTCTTTGCATATAGTGTTTGGTTTAATAACTTGAATTACTATCTTTTAGGGATTTGGTAATGTGGGATCTTGGGCAGCATCATTTATTCATCAAAAAGGTGGGAAGGTTGTTGCAGTTAGTGACATAACTGGTGCAGTAAAAAACCCAAACGGAATCAATATCCCAGCTTTACTGAAACACAAAGAGAAAGCTTATAGTTTGAAGGATTTTGAAGGCGGAGATGCCATGAATCTAAATGACGTGCTTGTTCATGAATGTGATGTTCTGATTCCCTGTGCATTAGGTGGAGTTCTTAACAAGTACATACTCTGCACTTCTTACAAACAAAGCTTACCGTTCATCaattccttcctttttcctttcaAGAATCAAAAGtgaatttatttcattttctttcaaaGGGAAAATGCTGCTGATGTTAAGGCAAAGTTCATCATAGAAGCTGCAAATCATCCTACTGATCCAGAAGCAGATGAAGTAATATGGCAACTGTGCCTTCAACTAAGTTTTTCATCTAGTAATTTTCTGTTTCAAACATGGTTACATAACGAAATCTCTGTTTCATGCAGATTTTATCCAGGAAAGGAGTGATTATACTCCCAGACATATATGCAAATTCTGGTGGTGTGACTGTAAGTTACTTTGAATGGGTTCAGGTAATACCAACTATTCACTTTCCCACACTGCCCTTAAAGCATAATGTTAAGTTGTGCATTGATAACATCCTTTTTGTGTTGGAGTATATCTAATTTATAACATAAGTTCATTAT
This window of the Gossypium arboreum isolate Shixiya-1 chromosome 12, ASM2569848v2, whole genome shotgun sequence genome carries:
- the LOC108476511 gene encoding glutamate dehydrogenase 2-like isoform X1, which produces MNALAATNRNFQLAARILGLDSKLHKSLLIPFREIKVECTVPRDDGSFVSYIGFRIQHDNARGPMKGGIRYHPEVDPDEVNALAQLMTWKTAVANLPYGGAKGGIGCNPRELTVSELERVTRVFTQKIHDLIGIHRDVPAPDMGTNSQTMAWILDEYSKFHGYSPAVVTGKPIELGGSLGREAATGLGVVFATEFLLDEYGMSIANMKFAIQGFGNVGSWAASFIHQKGGKVVAVSDITGAVKNPNGINIPALLKHKEKAYSLKDFEGGDAMNLNDVLVHECDVLIPCALGGVLNKENAADVKAKFIIEAANHPTDPEADEILSRKGVIILPDIYANSGGVTVSYFEWVQNIQGFMWEEEKVNYELKRYMKRAFSDIKAMCHTHNCNLRMGAFALGVNKVARATVLRGWEA
- the LOC108476511 gene encoding glutamate dehydrogenase 2-like isoform X2, producing MVDPDEVNALAQLMTWKTAVANLPYGGAKGGIGCNPRELTVSELERVTRVFTQKIHDLIGIHRDVPAPDMGTNSQTMAWILDEYSKFHGYSPAVVTGKPIELGGSLGREAATGLGVVFATEFLLDEYGMSIANMKFAIQGFGNVGSWAASFIHQKGGKVVAVSDITGAVKNPNGINIPALLKHKEKAYSLKDFEGGDAMNLNDVLVHECDVLIPCALGGVLNKENAADVKAKFIIEAANHPTDPEADEILSRKGVIILPDIYANSGGVTVSYFEWVQNIQGFMWEEEKVNYELKRYMKRAFSDIKAMCHTHNCNLRMGAFALGVNKVARATVLRGWEA